A region from the Flavobacteriales bacterium genome encodes:
- a CDS encoding HAD family phosphatase, with translation MKNGIDTILLDLGGVLIDVDYERTALEFAALGFPDFDRLYSKAKQDHLFDGFETGHLSSAQFRDGVRQVVSPLLDDATIDRCWNAMLGSIPPERMQLVEDLRSRYQVLLLSNTNAIHVPAFSDIIRRENGIADFKNCFHGAYYSCEIGLRKPHAEAFHHVLRLHGADPARTLFIDDSIQHVMGAREAGLQAEHLELAQEVVVRLVARLEL, from the coding sequence ATGAAGAACGGCATTGACACCATCCTCCTCGATCTGGGCGGCGTGCTCATCGACGTGGACTACGAACGCACCGCACTGGAGTTTGCCGCGCTTGGTTTCCCCGATTTCGACCGGCTCTATAGCAAGGCTAAGCAGGACCACCTGTTCGACGGGTTCGAGACGGGCCACCTGAGCTCAGCCCAGTTCCGCGATGGGGTGCGACAGGTCGTGAGCCCCTTGTTGGATGATGCTACCATCGACCGCTGCTGGAACGCCATGCTGGGCAGCATACCACCGGAGCGCATGCAACTGGTGGAAGACCTTCGCTCCCGGTACCAAGTCCTTTTGCTCAGCAACACCAACGCCATCCACGTGCCGGCCTTCTCGGACATCATCCGGCGGGAGAACGGCATCGCCGACTTCAAGAATTGCTTCCACGGTGCCTACTACAGTTGCGAGATCGGGTTGCGCAAGCCGCATGCGGAGGCGTTCCATCATGTGCTGAGGCTGCACGGGGCCGATCCTGCGCGCACGCTCTTCATCGACGATAGCATACAGCACGTGATGGGCGCGCGGGAAGCTGGATTACAGGCGGAGCATTTGGAGCTGGCACAGGAAGTCGTGGTCCGACTGGTGGCGCGGCTGGAGCTCTGA